A single genomic interval of Astyanax mexicanus isolate ESR-SI-001 chromosome 4, AstMex3_surface, whole genome shotgun sequence harbors:
- the p2ry12 gene encoding P2Y purinoceptor 12, which yields MELTTAHQTNGTNGTNDLCSRDNVLKTTVFPILYSLLFLLGMALNILAAWVFFSIPSRSHFIIYLKNIVVADILTTLTFPFKILSDSNVASIGIRIFVCRVSSVLFYLTMYISILFFGLISLDRCRKTLWPFVGTNSKRLTLRKLLSAAIWASLLLLSLPNVILTSKPPASEDFKCSDLKTPLGLKWHEVVNHICQVIFWGNLLVVVVCYTLITKELYSSFARTRGGPAQGYSAGTSSSQRKKKVRVNVFLVLAVFFICFVPFHFARVPYTMSQTRGRLFDCRQKLIFFQVKESTLWLTSLNSLLDPLIYFFLCKSFRDSLFNILQLSPGRCMVLQDSTDTTAGPVGNPV from the coding sequence ATGGAGCTGACAACAGCCCACCAGACCAATGGGACCAATGGGACCAATGACTTGTGTTCCCGTGACAACGTCCTGAAGACAACCGTCTTTCCTATCCTGTATTCCCTTCTGTTCTTATTGGGAATGGCTCTCAACATCCTGGCGGCGTGGGTGTTCTTCAGCATCCCCAGTCGCTCTCACTTCATCATCTACCTGAAGAACATCGTGGTGGCGGACATCCTCACAACCCTCACCTTCCCCTTTAAGATCTTGTCTGACTCCAACGTGGCTTCTATCGGCATCCGCATCTTCGTTTGTCGGGTGTCTTCCGTGCTTTTCTACCTCACCATGTACATCAGCATCCTCTTCTTCGGCCTGATCAGCCTCGACCGCTGCCGTAAGACCCTCTGGCCCTTTGTGGGCACCAACAGTAAACGACTGACCCTCAGGAAGCTCCTCTCGGCAGCCATTTGGGCATCCTTGCTCTTGCTCTCGCTGCCCAACGTGATCCTGACCAGCAAGCCTCCAGCCTCCGAAGACTTCAAATGCAGTGACCTGAAGACGCCGCTTGGGCTGAAGTGGCATGAAGTGGTCAACCATATCTGCCAGGTGATCTTCTGGGGCAACCTCTTAGTTGTAGTAGTGTGTTACACTCTTATCACCAAGGAGCTGTACAGCTCATTCGCACGAACCCGAGGTGGACCTGCTCAAGGGTACTCGGCCGGAACCAGCAGCTCCCAGAGGAAGAAGAAGGTACGAGTGAACGTCTTCCTCGTCCTGGCGGTGTTCTTCATATGCTTCGTGCCCTTCCACTTCGCCAGAGTGCCTTACACCATGAGCCAGACGAGGGGCCGTCTTTTCGACTGCCGGCAGAAGCTGATCTTCTTCCAGGTGAAGGAAAGCACACTGTGGCTGACCTCCCTCAACTCACTGCTAGATCCACTTATCTACTTCTTCCTCTGCAAGTCTTTCAGGGATTCTCTGTTCAACATCCTGCAGCTCTCGCCTGGGAGATGCATGGTATTGCAGGACAGCACGGACACGACCGCTGGACCAGTGGGAAACCCAGTATGA